Proteins co-encoded in one Afipia sp. P52-10 genomic window:
- a CDS encoding phospholipase, with the protein MTEAREAAVDDIVALLPPLMHTLEALGFIARYFNPADFDAVMEAAGRPDDVLRAERPRLDRWPDEIAHIRKPLQEAADAALAGFDGLRAAPEQADSLRAAFRALRYGPRAQEALYPLAAMFPPVSSFFLDPAKRDDEALLACFDQLGPSPDTGVIHVDNEPGSRGGFSLYVPEYYTPDRRWPLVVALHGGSGNGRAFLWSWLRDARAYGAIVAAPTATGDTWALMGEDTDTPNLKRIVDLVQSRWSIDPTKLLLTGMSDGGTFSYVSGFETASPFTHLAPVAASFHPFLAEMADAERLRGLPIFLVHGKHDWMFHVTIARQAQQALQAAGANVVYRELGDLSHTYPRELNAEMLRWLGPAG; encoded by the coding sequence ATGACCGAAGCGAGAGAAGCGGCCGTCGATGACATCGTCGCGTTGCTGCCGCCGCTGATGCATACGCTGGAAGCGCTCGGCTTCATCGCCCGCTACTTCAATCCGGCGGATTTCGACGCAGTGATGGAGGCCGCGGGCAGGCCGGACGACGTGCTACGGGCGGAGCGGCCGCGGCTCGATCGCTGGCCGGACGAGATCGCTCACATCCGCAAGCCGTTGCAGGAGGCGGCCGACGCGGCGCTTGCCGGCTTCGATGGCTTGCGCGCGGCGCCGGAGCAGGCGGATTCGTTGCGTGCGGCCTTTCGCGCTTTACGCTATGGGCCGCGTGCGCAGGAGGCGCTCTATCCGCTGGCGGCGATGTTTCCCCCGGTCAGCAGCTTCTTCCTCGATCCCGCGAAGCGGGATGACGAGGCGCTGCTTGCGTGCTTCGATCAACTGGGACCTTCACCGGACACCGGCGTCATCCATGTCGATAACGAGCCTGGCAGCCGTGGCGGCTTCTCGCTCTACGTGCCGGAATACTACACGCCGGACCGGCGGTGGCCGCTGGTAGTGGCGCTGCATGGCGGCAGCGGCAATGGACGTGCATTTCTCTGGAGCTGGTTGCGCGACGCCCGCGCCTATGGTGCGATCGTCGCAGCGCCCACCGCCACCGGCGACACCTGGGCGCTGATGGGCGAGGATACGGATACGCCGAACCTCAAGCGTATCGTCGATCTGGTGCAGAGCCGCTGGTCGATCGATCCGACCAAACTGCTGCTCACCGGCATGAGCGACGGCGGCACGTTCAGCTACGTCAGCGGCTTCGAGACCGCCTCGCCGTTTACGCATCTGGCGCCGGTCGCGGCGTCGTTTCATCCGTTCCTCGCCGAGATGGCGGACGCGGAGCGGCTGCGGGGCCTGCCGATCTTCCTGGTGCATGGCAAGCACGATTGGATGTTTCACGTCACCATCGCCCGGCAGGCGCAGCAGGCGCTCCAGGCGGCGGGCGCCAATGTCGTCTATCGGGAGCTCGGCGATCTCAGCCACACCTATCCGCGCGAGCTCAATGCCGAGATGCTGCGCTGGCTTGGTCCGGCTGGCTGA
- a CDS encoding GNAT family acetyltransferase: MAAQHHIRELRDEDIDQVVAIWHAAGVARPWNDPLKDITFARRDAHSTILVAEIGNRVVATAMVGEDGHRGWVYYLATDPQHQGQGLGRAMMQAAEAWLIARGVWKLQLLVREENTQVLDFYGKLGFRDTRTVCMQKVLQP; this comes from the coding sequence ATGGCGGCACAGCATCACATCCGCGAACTTCGCGACGAAGACATTGATCAGGTTGTCGCCATCTGGCATGCGGCCGGCGTCGCGCGGCCCTGGAACGATCCGCTCAAGGACATCACGTTCGCGCGCCGGGATGCGCATTCCACCATCTTGGTGGCGGAGATCGGCAACCGCGTCGTCGCCACGGCGATGGTCGGCGAGGATGGGCACCGGGGCTGGGTCTATTATCTCGCAACCGATCCGCAGCATCAGGGCCAGGGTCTCGGCCGGGCGATGATGCAGGCTGCAGAAGCATGGCTGATCGCGCGCGGGGTCTGGAAGCTGCAATTGCTGGTGCGCGAGGAGAACACCCAGGTTCTCGACTTCTACGGCAAGCTCGGCTTCCGCGATACCAGGACCGTATGCATGCAAAAGGTCCTTCAGCCCTGA
- a CDS encoding VOC family protein — protein MPHPTYMLLYVDDPQASGEFYRALLDCAPVETSPTFVLFVLASGLKLGLWSRHTAQPAAAAAGGGGEIGIAVESSQAVDATHADWRARGVPMLQAPVDMDFGRTFVALDPDGHRLRVLALTV, from the coding sequence ATGCCGCACCCGACCTACATGCTTTTATATGTCGACGACCCGCAAGCCAGCGGCGAGTTCTATCGTGCGCTGCTCGACTGCGCGCCGGTGGAGACGTCCCCGACTTTCGTGCTGTTCGTGCTCGCCTCCGGACTCAAGCTTGGGCTGTGGTCGCGACATACGGCCCAGCCGGCAGCTGCGGCTGCAGGTGGCGGCGGCGAGATCGGCATTGCCGTCGAAAGTTCACAGGCGGTCGATGCGACCCATGCCGACTGGCGCGCGCGGGGCGTACCCATGCTGCAGGCTCCGGTGGACATGGACTTCGGCCGGACCTTCGTCGCGCTCGATCCGGACGGCCATCGTCTGCGGGTGCTGGCGCTGACGGTGTGA
- a CDS encoding YafY family protein → MSRSARLLDLLQVLRRHRQPVSGQVLADELRISIRTLYRDIATLQAQGAHIDGEPGIGYVLRPGFMLPPLMFSEDELEALVLGSRWVAVRADTPLGLAARDALAKIAAVLPADLRESLDANLLIAPGESVVESVDVSIIRRAIRFERKLGIHYRDVNGVCTQRIIWPFALGFFDRVRMVVAWCELREDFRHFRADRILSLEPGEERYARRRQALLQAWRESEGIETA, encoded by the coding sequence ATGTCGCGCTCCGCCCGCCTGCTCGATCTTCTGCAAGTGCTGCGCCGCCATCGCCAGCCGGTTAGCGGCCAGGTGCTGGCCGACGAGCTGCGCATCAGCATTCGGACGCTCTATCGCGATATCGCCACGCTGCAGGCGCAGGGCGCGCACATCGATGGCGAGCCGGGCATCGGCTATGTGCTGCGTCCCGGCTTCATGCTGCCGCCGTTGATGTTCTCCGAGGATGAGCTGGAGGCGCTGGTGCTCGGGTCGCGCTGGGTCGCCGTCCGTGCCGACACGCCCTTGGGTCTCGCCGCGCGCGATGCGCTTGCCAAGATCGCGGCCGTGCTGCCGGCCGATCTGCGCGAGAGTCTCGATGCGAACCTGCTGATTGCTCCCGGCGAATCGGTGGTCGAGAGCGTCGATGTGTCCATCATCCGTAGAGCGATCCGTTTCGAGCGCAAGCTCGGCATTCACTATCGCGACGTCAATGGCGTCTGCACGCAACGGATTATCTGGCCGTTCGCGCTCGGCTTCTTCGACCGTGTGCGGATGGTGGTGGCGTGGTGCGAGCTGCGCGAGGACTTTCGGCATTTCCGTGCTGACCGCATCCTCAGCCTCGAGCCGGGCGAAGAGCGTTACGCCCGCCGCCGGCAGGCGCTGTTGCAGGCCTGGCGCGAGAGCGAAGGCATCGAAACCGCCTAA
- a CDS encoding ParB-like protein, whose protein sequence is MHSAREPLLKPVKIKDLRPTQITVGMHEVASKRKRWRDEGDEKGAEFLGRHMIPVVMGPKKRPFVIDHHHLALALQKEGVEHVLITVVSDLSHLEKDAFWIVLDNRSWMHPFDDKGRRRDYKDIPGSVEELVDDPYRSLAGALRRAGGFAKDTTPFSEFLWADFMRRRIKRPIVQKDFERALDLALELAKGQDASYLPGWCGPVDKD, encoded by the coding sequence ATGCATAGCGCACGAGAGCCGTTGCTGAAGCCGGTCAAGATCAAGGATCTGCGTCCGACCCAGATCACCGTCGGTATGCACGAAGTCGCATCGAAGCGGAAGCGCTGGCGCGACGAAGGCGACGAGAAGGGGGCTGAATTTCTCGGCCGGCATATGATCCCGGTGGTGATGGGACCGAAGAAGCGGCCGTTCGTCATCGATCACCATCATCTCGCGCTCGCCCTGCAGAAGGAAGGCGTCGAGCATGTGCTCATCACCGTTGTCAGCGATCTCAGTCATCTCGAGAAGGATGCGTTCTGGATTGTTCTCGATAACCGGAGCTGGATGCATCCGTTCGACGACAAGGGGCGACGCCGCGATTACAAGGACATTCCGGGCTCGGTGGAGGAGTTGGTCGATGATCCTTACCGCTCGCTGGCAGGCGCGTTGCGCCGGGCGGGGGGCTTCGCCAAGGACACCACGCCATTCAGCGAATTCCTGTGGGCGGACTTCATGCGCCGCCGTATCAAGCGGCCGATCGTGCAGAAGGATTTCGAGCGCGCGCTCGACCTTGCGCTGGAACTCGCGAAGGGACAGGACGCCAGTTACCTGCCGGGCTGGTGCGGTCCGGTCGATAAGGACTGA
- a CDS encoding SulP family inorganic anion transporter, with protein sequence MAEDSIDGAARRKSSFLFNPFQGWRVAHLGRDAIAGLTLAAITIPEQMATAKLGGFAPQIGFYAFIGATLGFALLGASRVLTVGADSTITPIFAGTLAALVASGAGTLGSSAVALACLVGLMLLLGGILKLGWVANLLSTPVITGFLAGIAVHILMSQLPSLLGIAGGGSDFPSRVMAIVHQLGAFNPYSAAIGLGVLVLMLVGERANPRFPAALVGVVLATLAVIAFDLEHRGVAVLGALPGGLPQPLLPAVDEWRPLVPLALLVTLIVMMQTATVSHSFRDPDGRDPDINRDFVGLGAANLASALFGAFPVNASPPRTAVVVEAGGVSQVGALVAAVIVLVLVLWGGALLAHVPQAALAGVLLFVAQRIFRLGTMLTVARQAWAEGVLVLLTMVSIVMLPIETGVAIGIGLSLLHGVWMTTQTAPIELRRLPGTTVWWPAQHAMQGEVVDGIAVVAFQAPLLFANADTFKRGMTGLIDARRGTLSLVVLEASGIADIDYTAAQALKDVIGHCRAAGVVLALARLESVRAQRALERFGVAAELGGDHVFHSVAEAVNTLAPKETAA encoded by the coding sequence GTGGCGGAGGACAGTATCGACGGCGCGGCTCGGCGCAAATCGTCCTTTCTGTTCAACCCGTTTCAGGGCTGGCGCGTGGCGCATCTCGGCCGTGATGCGATAGCGGGATTGACGCTTGCGGCCATTACCATCCCCGAGCAGATGGCGACGGCCAAGCTCGGCGGCTTCGCGCCACAGATCGGTTTCTATGCCTTCATCGGTGCGACGCTCGGCTTTGCCCTGCTGGGCGCTAGCCGGGTGCTGACCGTGGGCGCCGACTCGACGATCACGCCGATCTTTGCCGGCACGTTGGCGGCGCTGGTGGCGTCCGGCGCCGGGACATTGGGATCGTCGGCCGTGGCGCTGGCCTGCCTGGTTGGGCTGATGCTGTTGCTCGGCGGCATATTGAAGCTCGGCTGGGTCGCCAATCTGCTGTCGACCCCGGTGATTACTGGGTTTCTGGCCGGCATCGCCGTGCATATCCTGATGTCGCAGTTGCCCAGCCTGCTCGGCATCGCTGGCGGCGGCAGCGATTTCCCCAGCCGCGTGATGGCGATCGTGCATCAGCTCGGTGCCTTCAATCCGTATTCGGCAGCGATCGGCCTTGGCGTGCTGGTGCTGATGCTCGTCGGCGAGCGGGCCAATCCGCGTTTCCCGGCGGCATTGGTCGGGGTGGTGCTGGCGACGTTGGCCGTAATCGCTTTCGATCTCGAGCACCGGGGCGTTGCCGTGCTCGGCGCGCTGCCGGGAGGTCTGCCGCAGCCGTTGTTGCCCGCCGTTGACGAATGGCGGCCGCTGGTGCCGCTGGCGCTGCTCGTCACGCTGATCGTGATGATGCAGACGGCCACGGTAAGCCATTCCTTTCGCGATCCGGATGGGCGCGATCCCGACATCAATCGCGACTTCGTCGGTCTTGGCGCCGCCAATCTGGCGTCCGCCTTGTTCGGCGCGTTTCCGGTGAATGCCAGTCCGCCGCGAACCGCGGTCGTGGTCGAGGCCGGCGGTGTCTCGCAGGTCGGTGCGCTCGTGGCTGCGGTGATCGTGCTGGTGCTGGTGTTATGGGGCGGCGCGCTGCTGGCGCATGTGCCGCAGGCGGCGCTGGCCGGCGTGCTGTTGTTCGTGGCGCAGCGGATCTTCCGTCTCGGCACCATGCTGACGGTCGCGCGGCAGGCATGGGCCGAAGGCGTATTGGTGCTGCTGACGATGGTTTCGATCGTCATGCTGCCGATCGAAACGGGCGTGGCGATCGGCATTGGATTGTCGCTGCTGCACGGCGTCTGGATGACGACGCAGACCGCGCCGATCGAACTGCGTCGCCTGCCGGGGACGACCGTGTGGTGGCCGGCGCAACACGCAATGCAGGGCGAGGTCGTAGACGGCATCGCCGTCGTCGCCTTCCAGGCGCCCCTGTTGTTCGCCAATGCGGACACCTTCAAACGCGGCATGACCGGATTGATCGATGCGCGGCGGGGTACGCTGTCGCTGGTGGTGCTGGAGGCGAGCGGTATCGCCGACATCGACTACACCGCCGCGCAGGCGCTGAAGGATGTGATCGGTCACTGCCGGGCGGCAGGGGTGGTGTTGGCCCTGGCGCGGCTGGAATCGGTGCGGGCGCAGCGGGCGCTGGAACGCTTCGGCGTTGCTGCGGAACTCGGCGGCGATCACGTGTTTCACAGCGTCGCCGAAGCTGTGAACACGCTGGCGCCGAAGGAGACCGCGGCATGA
- a CDS encoding MarR family winged helix-turn-helix transcriptional regulator: MDRVDDILAQWARERPDLKTLPMGLIGRLRRIAHHLTREMEKTFAAHGLNDGSFDVLATLRRSGPPYALSPSELLATMMITSGTMTHRIDQLEKAGLVTRAGHPDDRRSVVISLTDKGFAKIDAAVTAHVQTQIRLTAALSARDKAALDALLKTYLAAFEPPA; encoded by the coding sequence ATGGATCGCGTCGATGACATTCTCGCCCAGTGGGCCCGCGAGCGGCCGGACCTGAAAACCCTGCCGATGGGGTTGATCGGCCGCCTGCGTCGGATCGCCCACCATCTGACTCGGGAAATGGAGAAGACCTTCGCCGCGCACGGGCTGAACGACGGTAGCTTCGATGTGCTGGCGACGTTGCGGCGCTCAGGTCCGCCCTATGCGCTGTCGCCCAGCGAACTGCTCGCGACCATGATGATCACGTCGGGGACGATGACGCACCGGATCGACCAGCTTGAAAAGGCTGGGCTGGTGACACGGGCCGGACATCCCGACGATCGGCGGAGCGTGGTCATTTCGCTGACCGACAAAGGCTTCGCCAAGATCGATGCCGCGGTAACCGCGCATGTGCAGACCCAAATCCGGCTGACGGCGGCGCTGTCGGCGCGGGACAAGGCTGCGCTTGATGCGCTGCTGAAGACCTATCTCGCCGCGTTCGAGCCGCCGGCCTGA
- a CDS encoding EamA family transporter: MTRNTDLLLTALAPAIWGSTYLITTELLPQGYPLTVAMLRALPAGLLLLLIVRQRPTGIWWGRVLILGALNFAIFWWLLFVAAYRLPGGVAATVGAIQPLIVIGLARLLLGSPIRALSIAAAAAGMAGVALLILTPQAALDPIGIVAGLGCAISMAFGTVLSRKWQPPVSPLTFTAWQLTAGGLLLLPAALLLEPALPPLTAHNLLGFTYLGLIGAALTYMLWFRGVARLDPPVVASLGFLSPMTAVVLGWAVLGQSLSPLQIAGMAVVLASVWLSQRAQPSTPH; this comes from the coding sequence ATGACCCGCAACACCGACCTGCTCCTCACGGCCCTCGCCCCCGCCATCTGGGGCAGCACCTATCTGATCACCACCGAGCTGTTGCCGCAGGGCTATCCGCTCACAGTGGCGATGTTGCGCGCGCTCCCGGCCGGCCTGCTGTTGCTGCTGATCGTCCGGCAACGACCAACCGGGATCTGGTGGGGACGCGTGCTGATCCTCGGTGCCTTGAACTTCGCGATCTTCTGGTGGCTGCTGTTCGTCGCGGCCTATCGTCTGCCGGGCGGCGTCGCAGCGACCGTAGGCGCGATCCAGCCGCTGATCGTCATCGGCCTCGCGCGGCTTCTGCTCGGGTCGCCGATCCGCGCCTTGTCGATCGCAGCCGCGGCTGCGGGAATGGCCGGCGTGGCGCTGCTGATCCTCACGCCACAAGCGGCGCTCGATCCGATCGGGATCGTTGCCGGCCTCGGCTGCGCGATATCGATGGCGTTCGGCACCGTGCTGAGCCGCAAGTGGCAGCCGCCTGTTTCGCCGCTGACCTTCACCGCCTGGCAACTGACCGCCGGCGGCCTGCTGCTGTTGCCCGCAGCGCTGCTCCTGGAGCCCGCATTGCCGCCGCTCACCGCGCATAACCTGCTCGGCTTCACCTATCTCGGACTGATCGGTGCGGCGCTGACTTACATGCTCTGGTTTCGCGGCGTCGCCCGGCTCGATCCACCCGTGGTCGCCTCGCTCGGCTTCCTCAGCCCGATGACCGCCGTCGTGCTCGGCTGGGCGGTGCTCGGGCAATCGCTCAGCCCGTTGCAGATCGCCGGAATGGCGGTCGTCCTTGCCAGCGTCTGGCTCAGCCAGCGCGCCCAGCCGAGCACGCCGCACTGA
- the blh gene encoding bifunctional sulfur transferase/dioxygenase Blh: MKLTPITDRFSVSGQPEIADIARLKADGFATLVNLRPDGEDGSQPGHAAESQAARDTGLGYSFIPVRGSNITQADIDAFRSALAAAEGSVVAHCKGGTRALTLYALSEVLDGRMPAAEVIAFGQTHGFDLSNAAAWLAAKAQQRPHVQGFFDPRTFSIQYVVSDPTTKQCAIIDPVLDFDEKSGATATTSADAILAHIAREGLTVAWILDTHPHADHFSAAQYLKARTGAPTAIGSHIADVQTLWKDIYNWPELAADGSQWDRLFAPGDRFMIGSIEARVMFSPGHTLASITYVIGDAAFIHDTLFMPDSGSARADFPGGNARVLWRSIQDILALPDTTRLFTGHDYQPHGRAPRWESSVAEQKRTNPHVAHCDEAAFVALREARDRTLPMPKLILHALQVNISGGRLPEPEANGRRYLKFPLDVLTGAAW; encoded by the coding sequence ATGAAGCTCACCCCCATCACCGACCGGTTTTCCGTTTCCGGCCAACCTGAGATCGCCGACATCGCTCGCCTGAAGGCGGATGGCTTTGCGACCCTGGTGAACCTACGGCCGGACGGCGAGGACGGCAGCCAGCCCGGCCATGCGGCGGAAAGCCAGGCGGCGCGCGATACCGGCCTCGGCTACAGCTTCATTCCCGTGCGCGGCAGCAACATCACCCAGGCCGATATCGACGCCTTCCGCTCGGCGCTGGCCGCTGCGGAGGGATCCGTGGTCGCCCATTGTAAGGGCGGTACACGGGCGCTGACGCTCTATGCCCTGAGCGAAGTCCTCGACGGGCGCATGCCGGCTGCCGAGGTGATCGCCTTCGGCCAGACACATGGTTTCGATCTATCGAACGCCGCGGCCTGGCTCGCGGCCAAGGCGCAACAGCGCCCGCATGTGCAGGGCTTCTTCGACCCGCGTACCTTCTCGATCCAGTATGTGGTCAGCGACCCCACGACCAAGCAGTGCGCCATCATCGATCCGGTGCTCGATTTCGACGAAAAGTCCGGCGCGACCGCCACGACCAGCGCCGACGCGATCCTCGCCCACATCGCACGCGAAGGATTGACGGTCGCGTGGATCCTCGACACCCATCCGCATGCCGATCACTTCTCCGCCGCGCAGTATCTCAAGGCCAGGACCGGCGCGCCGACCGCAATCGGCTCGCACATCGCCGACGTCCAGACGCTCTGGAAGGATATCTACAACTGGCCGGAGCTTGCCGCCGACGGCTCGCAATGGGACCGGCTGTTCGCGCCCGGCGACCGCTTCATGATCGGATCGATCGAGGCGCGGGTGATGTTCTCGCCGGGACACACGCTCGCCTCCATCACCTATGTCATCGGCGATGCCGCCTTCATCCACGACACGCTGTTCATGCCGGACAGCGGCAGCGCCCGCGCCGATTTCCCTGGCGGCAATGCACGCGTGCTGTGGCGCTCGATCCAGGACATCCTGGCGCTGCCGGACACCACGCGCCTGTTCACCGGCCACGACTATCAGCCGCACGGCCGCGCGCCGCGCTGGGAGAGCAGCGTGGCCGAACAGAAGCGCACCAACCCGCATGTCGCCCATTGCGACGAAGCAGCCTTCGTCGCGCTGCGCGAGGCCCGCGACCGCACGCTGCCGATGCCGAAGCTGATCCTGCACGCGCTGCAGGTGAACATTTCCGGCGGCCGCCTGCCCGAGCCGGAGGCGAACGGCCGGCGTTATCTCAAATTCCCGCTTGATGTGTTGACAGGCGCAGCATGGTGA
- the bigR gene encoding sulfite-sensing transcriptional repressor BigR — translation MGTARALKIKTKGPPTMAARATEASVLLKTLAHPARLMLACTLVDGEYSVGALEEKLGIHQPSLSQQLTVLREARIVEARRDGKQIYYRLTAEKAAQLIAALYAIFCKPGGTA, via the coding sequence ATGGGTACGGCGAGAGCGCTGAAGATCAAGACCAAGGGTCCGCCGACGATGGCAGCGCGCGCCACCGAGGCATCGGTGCTGCTGAAAACGCTGGCCCATCCCGCGCGGCTGATGCTCGCCTGCACCCTGGTCGATGGCGAATATTCGGTCGGCGCTCTGGAAGAGAAACTCGGCATCCATCAACCGAGCCTCTCGCAGCAACTCACCGTGCTGCGTGAGGCGCGCATCGTCGAGGCCCGACGCGACGGCAAGCAAATCTACTACCGGCTGACGGCGGAGAAGGCCGCGCAACTGATCGCCGCACTCTATGCCATCTTCTGCAAACCGGGAGGCACAGCATGA
- a CDS encoding YeeE/YedE family protein: protein MSGYGWSLAGGMLIGLSAALLLLLNGRIAGISGIVGRLALGSNLAVNGAFVIGLMLGPLILLGVFGHEPAITITVSWPWIIVAGLLVGFGTRMGSGCTSGHGVLGLARLSPRSFAAVATFLIAGVATVAVMKGFAPWIFAS from the coding sequence ATGAGCGGATACGGCTGGTCACTCGCGGGAGGCATGCTGATCGGCCTCTCCGCCGCACTGCTGTTGCTGCTCAACGGCCGCATCGCCGGCATCAGCGGTATCGTCGGACGGCTGGCGCTGGGGTCGAACCTTGCCGTCAACGGCGCGTTCGTGATCGGCCTGATGCTCGGCCCGCTCATCCTGCTCGGAGTGTTCGGACATGAACCTGCGATCACGATCACCGTGTCATGGCCGTGGATCATCGTCGCCGGCCTGCTTGTCGGCTTCGGCACGCGCATGGGCTCCGGCTGCACATCCGGTCACGGCGTGCTTGGCCTTGCCCGCCTCTCGCCCCGTTCGTTCGCAGCCGTCGCGACTTTTCTCATCGCCGGTGTCGCAACCGTCGCCGTCATGAAAGGTTTCGCCCCATGGATCTTCGCCTCATGA
- a CDS encoding YeeE/YedE family protein, with protein MNAHGARILVALVAGLTFGFGLALSGMLDPMRIQGFLDIFGDWDPSLMFVLGGAVSVAFVGVRIMRRMQRPAFDSSFQLPTATAVDSRLILGAVLFGAGWGLGGFCPGPAVASLSLGLWQTWLFVAAMLAGITLHDRTAIGRSD; from the coding sequence ATGAACGCTCACGGCGCACGAATCCTGGTCGCGCTGGTGGCGGGTCTGACCTTCGGCTTCGGCCTCGCTTTGTCAGGCATGCTGGACCCGATGCGCATCCAGGGATTTCTCGACATCTTTGGCGACTGGGATCCGAGCCTGATGTTCGTGCTCGGGGGCGCGGTTTCGGTCGCCTTCGTCGGCGTGCGGATCATGCGGCGCATGCAGCGGCCCGCCTTCGACAGTTCCTTCCAGCTACCGACGGCCACAGCCGTCGATTCTCGCTTGATCTTGGGTGCGGTGCTGTTCGGAGCGGGCTGGGGACTGGGCGGCTTCTGTCCCGGCCCTGCCGTGGCTTCGCTCTCGCTCGGACTTTGGCAGACCTGGCTGTTCGTCGCGGCCATGCTCGCCGGTATAACGCTGCACGATCGCACCGCGATCGGACGCAGCGACTAA
- a CDS encoding nodulation protein NfeD: MTLVKATLAAALAAAVLIAPAAAPAESGKLVLSVAVDGAIGPATAGAIKDALAKAKQRRAEAVILRMNTPGGLATSMREIITDILASPVPVLGFVAPSGAHAASAGTYILYATHIAAMAPGTNLGAATPVQIGAPIPGQPAAPGKDDGKGTQPSGKDAMTAKATNDAVAFIRSLAELRGRNTDWAEKAVRDAASLSAGSALQEKVIDLIARSPDDLLQQADGRRIELSDGETRLLATKDATIEVYDPGWVSRLLAIITDPNVAVILLLIGIYGVIFEFMSPGAIAPGVVGTICLLLGFYALNLLPINQAGLALMLLGITLLIIEAFSPTVVLGLGGVVAFVLGAMMLFNVEAPGYRLSWTVIGLAAALLASLVLVVLRALRRTYNAPARVGALAMHGAPAEVLDWSGDQGHVLTQGERWQAKSRDTFQPGETVEVANVTGLTLEVRRPSAPASREGGMR; the protein is encoded by the coding sequence ATGACGCTGGTAAAGGCAACCCTCGCCGCGGCGCTGGCAGCCGCAGTGCTCATTGCACCGGCCGCCGCGCCAGCCGAGAGCGGCAAGCTCGTGCTCTCGGTTGCCGTCGATGGCGCGATCGGCCCGGCCACAGCCGGCGCAATCAAGGATGCGCTCGCCAAGGCCAAGCAACGCCGAGCCGAAGCCGTCATCCTGCGTATGAACACCCCGGGCGGCCTCGCCACCAGCATGCGCGAGATCATCACCGACATTCTCGCCTCGCCGGTCCCTGTCCTCGGTTTCGTCGCGCCCTCCGGTGCTCATGCCGCCAGCGCCGGCACCTACATTCTCTACGCGACACATATCGCCGCCATGGCGCCGGGCACCAATCTCGGCGCAGCAACGCCGGTACAGATCGGCGCGCCGATACCCGGTCAACCGGCCGCGCCCGGCAAAGACGACGGCAAGGGAACGCAGCCTTCGGGCAAGGATGCAATGACGGCCAAGGCCACCAACGATGCCGTTGCCTTCATCCGCAGCCTGGCGGAATTGCGCGGACGCAATACCGACTGGGCCGAGAAGGCTGTGCGGGACGCGGCAAGCCTCTCTGCCGGAAGCGCGCTACAGGAGAAGGTAATCGACCTGATCGCGCGCAGCCCCGACGACCTGCTGCAGCAGGCGGACGGCCGCCGTATCGAACTGAGCGACGGCGAAACGCGGCTACTGGCGACCAAGGACGCGACGATCGAAGTCTACGATCCCGGATGGGTCTCACGGCTGCTCGCGATCATCACCGATCCGAACGTCGCCGTCATCCTGCTGCTGATCGGCATCTATGGCGTGATCTTCGAATTCATGTCGCCCGGCGCCATCGCCCCCGGCGTCGTCGGCACGATCTGCCTGCTGCTCGGCTTCTACGCGCTGAACCTGCTGCCGATCAACCAGGCCGGATTGGCGCTGATGCTGCTCGGCATCACGCTGCTGATCATCGAAGCATTCAGTCCGACCGTCGTACTCGGGCTCGGCGGTGTCGTCGCCTTCGTATTGGGCGCGATGATGTTGTTCAACGTCGAGGCGCCTGGATACCGCCTCTCATGGACAGTGATCGGCCTCGCGGCCGCCCTGCTCGCAAGCCTCGTGCTGGTCGTGCTGCGCGCCCTGCGCCGAACCTACAACGCGCCTGCGCGGGTCGGCGCGCTCGCCATGCATGGGGCACCCGCCGAGGTGCTCGACTGGTCCGGTGACCAGGGGCATGTCCTCACCCAGGGCGAACGCTGGCAGGCGAAGAGCCGGGACACTTTCCAGCCGGGTGAAACAGTCGAGGTGGCGAACGTCACCGGCCTTACGCTCGAGGTGCGGCGACCATCCGCTCCAGCGAGCCGCGAAGGAGGAATGCGATGA